In Rhodanobacter humi, the following are encoded in one genomic region:
- the rplD gene encoding 50S ribosomal protein L4: MELNVIGAKPLSVSDEVFGGEFKQALIHQVVVAYQAGARAGTKAQLSRGEMSGTTKKFKKQKGGGARHGDYRAPIFVGGGVTFAAKPRSFEQKVNRKAYRVAIRSILAELNRQGRIKVVESFGVDQPKTKAMIAKLAELEVSGRVLLVSEDASEALYLAARNIPYLHVLDVMALNPVSLVGSDHIVMTVDAVKKIEEWLA; the protein is encoded by the coding sequence ATGGAACTGAATGTCATTGGCGCCAAGCCGCTCAGCGTGTCGGACGAAGTGTTCGGCGGCGAGTTCAAGCAGGCCCTGATCCACCAGGTGGTGGTTGCGTACCAGGCCGGCGCCCGCGCCGGTACCAAGGCGCAGCTGTCGCGTGGCGAGATGTCGGGCACCACCAAGAAGTTCAAGAAGCAGAAGGGCGGCGGTGCCCGTCACGGCGACTACCGCGCCCCGATCTTCGTGGGCGGCGGCGTGACGTTTGCCGCGAAGCCGCGCAGCTTCGAGCAGAAGGTCAACCGCAAGGCCTATCGCGTGGCGATCCGCTCGATCCTGGCCGAACTGAACCGCCAGGGTCGCATCAAGGTGGTCGAGAGCTTCGGCGTCGACCAGCCCAAGACCAAGGCGATGATTGCCAAGCTCGCCGAGCTTGAGGTGTCCGGTCGCGTGCTGCTGGTTTCCGAGGATGCCAGCGAGGCGCTGTACCTGGCCGCGCGCAACATCCCCTACCTGCATGTGCTGGACGTGATGGCGCTGAACCCGGTCAGCCTGGTCGGTTCCGACCACATCGTCATGACCGTCGACGCGGTGAAGAAGATCGAGGAGTGGCTGGCATGA
- the rplW gene encoding 50S ribosomal protein L23, whose translation MSNERILDTLRAPHISEKSARVGEHNQYVFVVAPEATKADVRAAVEQMFDVKVEQVNLVNSKGKVKSFRFRAGSRQGKRKAYVRLADGQSIDVSAKA comes from the coding sequence ATGAGCAACGAACGCATTCTCGACACGCTGCGCGCGCCGCACATCTCCGAGAAGTCGGCTCGCGTCGGCGAGCACAACCAGTATGTTTTCGTGGTGGCCCCCGAGGCGACCAAGGCCGATGTCCGTGCGGCGGTGGAGCAGATGTTCGACGTCAAGGTCGAGCAGGTGAACCTCGTCAACAGCAAGGGCAAGGTCAAGTCCTTCCGTTTCCGCGCTGGCAGCCGCCAGGGCAAGCGCAAGGCTTATGTGCGTCTCGCCGATGGCCAGTCCATCGACGTGTCGGCCAAGGCCTGA
- the rplB gene encoding 50S ribosomal protein L2, which yields MALITHKPTSPGRRDAVSVRTEGLHKGAPHAALTEAQSKTGGRNHFGRITTRHRGGGHKQHYRIIDFKRDKEGIAAKVERIEYDPNRTAHIALLCYADGERRYIIAPKGVQVGDRLLSGHDAPIKAGNCLQLRSIPVGSTIHCIEMKPGKGAQIARSAGASVQLVARESGYATLRLRSGEMRRVPVECRATIGEVGNGEHSLKKLGKAGAKRWLGIRPTVRGVVMNPVDHPHGGGEGRTSGGRHPVSPWGTPTKGYKTRNNKRTQQFIVRRRK from the coding sequence ATGGCACTAATCACCCACAAGCCGACCTCGCCGGGTCGCCGTGACGCGGTCAGCGTCCGCACGGAAGGCCTGCACAAGGGCGCGCCGCACGCGGCGTTGACCGAGGCGCAGTCCAAGACCGGCGGCCGCAACCACTTCGGTCGCATCACCACGCGTCATCGCGGCGGCGGTCACAAGCAGCATTACCGCATCATCGACTTCAAGCGCGACAAGGAAGGCATTGCCGCCAAGGTCGAGCGCATCGAGTACGACCCGAATCGCACCGCGCACATCGCGCTGCTGTGCTACGCCGACGGCGAGCGCCGCTACATCATCGCGCCGAAGGGCGTGCAGGTGGGCGACCGCCTGCTGTCCGGCCACGACGCGCCGATCAAGGCCGGCAACTGCCTGCAGCTGCGCAGCATCCCGGTGGGTTCCACCATCCACTGCATCGAGATGAAGCCGGGCAAGGGTGCGCAGATCGCTCGTTCCGCCGGCGCCTCGGTGCAACTGGTGGCCCGCGAGTCCGGCTACGCCACGCTGCGCCTGCGCTCCGGCGAAATGCGCCGCGTGCCGGTCGAGTGCCGCGCCACGATCGGCGAGGTCGGCAACGGCGAGCACAGCCTGAAGAAGCTCGGCAAGGCCGGCGCCAAGCGCTGGCTGGGCATCCGCCCGACCGTGCGCGGCGTGGTGATGAACCCGGTCGACCATCCGCACGGTGGTGGTGAAGGCCGTACCTCCGGCGGCCGTCACCCGGTCAGCCCGTGGGGCACGCCGACCAAGGGTTACAAGACCCGCAACAACAAGCGCACGCAGCAGTTCATCGTGCGTCGCCGCAAGTAA
- the rpsS gene encoding 30S ribosomal protein S19 yields MPRSLKKGPFVDLHLAKKVEAAVSANNKRPIKTWSRRSMILPEMVGLTIAIHNGRQHVPVLVNENMVGHKLGEFAVTRTFKGHVGDKKGK; encoded by the coding sequence ATGCCACGCTCTCTGAAGAAAGGTCCGTTCGTCGACCTTCACCTCGCCAAGAAGGTGGAAGCCGCGGTTTCCGCCAACAACAAGCGTCCGATCAAGACCTGGTCGCGCCGCTCGATGATCCTGCCCGAAATGGTGGGCCTGACCATCGCCATCCACAACGGCCGCCAGCACGTGCCGGTGCTCGTCAACGAGAACATGGTCGGGCACAAGCTCGGCGAGTTCGCGGTGACGCGCACCTTCAAGGGCCACGTCGGCGACAAGAAGGGCAAGTGA
- the rplV gene encoding 50S ribosomal protein L22 produces MSTEAKAILRSARISAQKARLVADLVRGMPVGRASDVLQFTNKKAATLVRKVLLSAVANAENNLGADVDELKVARIFVDEGPAMKRMYARAKGRGSRILKRTSHITVVVGE; encoded by the coding sequence ATGAGCACCGAAGCCAAAGCGATCCTGCGCAGCGCCCGCATTTCGGCGCAGAAGGCACGCCTGGTGGCTGACCTGGTCCGCGGCATGCCCGTCGGCCGAGCCAGCGACGTGCTCCAGTTCACCAACAAGAAGGCCGCAACCCTTGTCCGCAAGGTGCTGCTGTCGGCCGTCGCCAACGCCGAGAACAACCTCGGCGCCGATGTCGACGAGCTGAAGGTCGCGCGCATCTTCGTGGACGAAGGTCCCGCGATGAAGCGCATGTATGCCCGGGCCAAGGGTCGCGGTTCCCGCATCCTGAAGCGCACCAGCCACATCACCGTGGTCGTCGGCGAGTAA
- the rpsC gene encoding 30S ribosomal protein S3 — MGHKVHPTGIRLGIAKDWNAKWYANKGDYAKYLVADIKVREMLKKKLAAAGISKIQIERPAKTARVTIHTARPGVVIGKKGEDIEKLRKEVSDLMGVPTHINVNEVRKPELDAQLVAESIAQQLERRIMFRRAMKRSVGNAMRLGALGIKINVSGRLNGAEIARSEWAREGRVPLHTLRADIDYGTAEAKTQYGIIGIKVWVYKGEIFDVAQIGQEPKDDSPAPSRREGGEGRRDREPRRDRDGEGRRERAAK; from the coding sequence ATGGGTCATAAAGTTCATCCCACCGGCATCCGCCTCGGCATCGCCAAGGACTGGAACGCCAAGTGGTACGCCAACAAGGGCGACTACGCGAAGTATCTCGTGGCGGACATCAAGGTCCGCGAGATGCTGAAGAAGAAGCTGGCTGCCGCCGGCATCTCGAAGATCCAGATCGAGCGTCCGGCCAAGACCGCGCGCGTGACGATCCACACCGCCCGTCCGGGCGTGGTGATCGGCAAGAAGGGCGAGGACATCGAGAAGCTGCGCAAGGAAGTCAGCGACCTGATGGGCGTCCCGACGCACATCAACGTCAACGAAGTGCGCAAGCCCGAGCTGGACGCCCAGCTGGTGGCCGAGTCGATCGCGCAGCAGCTGGAGCGTCGCATCATGTTCCGCCGCGCGATGAAGCGCTCGGTGGGCAATGCGATGCGCCTGGGCGCGCTGGGCATCAAGATCAACGTCTCCGGCCGTCTGAACGGCGCCGAGATCGCTCGCTCCGAGTGGGCGCGCGAAGGTCGCGTGCCGCTGCACACCCTGCGTGCGGACATCGACTACGGCACCGCCGAGGCCAAGACGCAGTACGGCATCATCGGCATCAAGGTGTGGGTCTACAAGGGCGAGATCTTCGACGTGGCCCAGATCGGCCAGGAGCCGAAGGACGACTCCCCGGCGCCGTCGCGCCGCGAGGGTGGCGAAGGCCGTCGTGATCGTGAACCGCGTCGTGACCGTGATGGCGAAGGCCGTCGCGAGCGCGCGGCGAAGTAA
- the rplP gene encoding 50S ribosomal protein L16: MLQPKRTKFRKQFKGRNDGLAQCANLVSFGEFGLKATTHGALTARQIEAGRRCITRFVKRGGKLWIRVFPDKPITKKPIEVRMGAGKGGVEFWVAPIQPGRMLYEIEGIDETSAREAFRLAAAKLSVQTQFVTRAVM, encoded by the coding sequence ATGTTGCAACCCAAGCGAACCAAATTCCGCAAGCAGTTCAAGGGCCGCAACGACGGGCTGGCGCAGTGCGCCAACCTCGTCAGCTTCGGCGAATTCGGCCTGAAGGCGACCACCCACGGCGCGCTCACCGCGCGCCAGATCGAGGCCGGTCGTCGTTGCATCACCCGCTTCGTGAAGCGCGGCGGCAAGCTGTGGATCCGCGTGTTCCCGGACAAGCCGATCACCAAGAAGCCGATCGAAGTGCGTATGGGCGCCGGCAAGGGCGGCGTGGAATTCTGGGTGGCTCCGATCCAGCCCGGCCGCATGCTCTATGAAATCGAGGGCATCGACGAGACGTCGGCGCGCGAGGCGTTCCGCCTGGCGGCCGCCAAGCTCTCGGTGCAGACCCAGTTCGTGACCCGGGCGGTGATGTGA
- the rpmC gene encoding 50S ribosomal protein L29 gives MAIKDLTTKSADELKQHLLDLRKEQFNLRMQKGAGQLSQPHQLRRVRRDIARTKFVLGAKK, from the coding sequence ATGGCCATCAAAGATCTGACCACCAAGTCGGCCGACGAGCTCAAGCAGCACCTGCTGGACCTGCGCAAGGAGCAGTTCAACCTGCGCATGCAGAAGGGTGCCGGCCAGCTCAGCCAGCCGCATCAGCTGCGCCGCGTCCGGCGTGACATCGCCCGCACGAAGTTCGTGCTCGGCGCGAAGAAGTAA
- the rpsQ gene encoding 30S ribosomal protein S17 produces MSDNQNTAVKSGARTLEGRVISNKMDKTVTVLIERQVQHGLLGKIVRRSTKLHAQDDLGANEGDLVRIAECRPLSKTKHHRVVEIVVRAAV; encoded by the coding sequence ATGAGCGACAACCAGAACACCGCTGTCAAGAGCGGGGCGCGCACCCTCGAGGGCCGCGTCATCAGCAACAAGATGGACAAGACGGTCACCGTCCTGATCGAGCGCCAGGTGCAACACGGCCTGCTGGGCAAGATCGTGCGCCGGTCGACCAAGCTGCACGCGCAGGACGACCTCGGTGCGAACGAGGGCGACCTGGTGCGCATCGCCGAGTGCCGTCCGCTGTCCAAGACCAAGCATCACCGCGTGGTCGAAATCGTCGTCCGCGCGGCCGTCTAA
- the rplN gene encoding 50S ribosomal protein L14, whose protein sequence is MIQMQSTLSAADNSGAKELMCIKVLGGSKRRYAAIGDVIKVTVKDAIPRGKVKKGEVYNAVVVRTAKGVRRPDGSLIRFDGNAAVLLNNKLEPIGTRIFGPVTRELRSEKFMKIVSLAPEVL, encoded by the coding sequence ATGATCCAGATGCAAAGCACGCTCTCCGCGGCGGACAACAGCGGCGCCAAGGAACTGATGTGCATCAAGGTGCTCGGCGGCTCCAAGCGCCGTTACGCCGCGATCGGTGACGTGATCAAGGTCACCGTGAAGGATGCCATCCCCCGCGGCAAGGTGAAGAAGGGCGAGGTGTACAACGCCGTGGTGGTCCGTACCGCCAAGGGTGTGCGCCGTCCCGATGGCTCGCTGATCCGTTTCGACGGCAATGCAGCGGTGCTCCTCAACAACAAGCTCGAGCCGATCGGCACCCGTATCTTCGGGCCGGTCACCCGCGAGCTGCGCAGCGAGAAGTTCATGAAGATCGTCTCGCTCGCGCCCGAAGTGCTCTGA
- the rplX gene encoding 50S ribosomal protein L24 has translation MNRIRKGDQVLVITGKNKGQRGEVLRVADDRVYVSNVNLVKRHTKPNPQANQAGGIVEREASIHLSNVQLFNPASNKGERVGTKTLADGRKVRVFRSTGEVVDA, from the coding sequence ATGAATCGTATCCGCAAGGGTGATCAGGTCCTCGTGATCACCGGCAAGAACAAGGGCCAGCGCGGCGAAGTGCTGCGTGTCGCGGACGACCGCGTTTACGTCTCCAACGTGAACCTGGTCAAGCGCCACACCAAGCCGAATCCGCAGGCCAACCAGGCCGGCGGCATCGTCGAGCGTGAAGCCTCGATCCATCTCTCCAATGTGCAGCTGTTCAACCCCGCCTCGAACAAGGGTGAACGCGTTGGCACCAAGACGCTCGCTGATGGGCGCAAGGTCCGCGTGTTCCGTTCGACTGGCGAGGTCGTGGACGCGTAA
- the rplE gene encoding 50S ribosomal protein L5, translating into MTRLETFYKEQVVPKLTEKFGYQNVMQVPRITKITLNMGVGEAAGNKKILENAVADMAKISGQKPITTKARVSVASFKIRDGWPIGCKVTLRRAQMFEFLDRLINISLPRVRDFRGVSGRAFDGRGNFNFGIKEQIIFPEIDFDAVDAMRGMDIAITTTAKTDAEAKALLEAFSFPFRN; encoded by the coding sequence ATGACGCGCCTTGAGACGTTTTACAAAGAGCAGGTAGTGCCGAAGCTCACCGAGAAGTTCGGCTACCAGAACGTGATGCAGGTTCCCCGCATCACCAAGATCACGCTGAACATGGGCGTGGGCGAAGCGGCCGGCAACAAGAAGATCCTCGAGAACGCCGTGGCCGACATGGCCAAGATCTCGGGCCAGAAGCCGATCACGACCAAGGCGCGCGTTTCCGTGGCCTCGTTCAAAATCCGCGACGGCTGGCCGATCGGCTGCAAGGTCACCCTGCGCCGCGCGCAGATGTTCGAGTTCCTGGATCGCCTGATCAACATCTCGCTGCCCCGCGTCCGCGACTTCCGCGGCGTCTCGGGCCGCGCCTTCGATGGCCGTGGCAACTTCAACTTCGGCATCAAGGAGCAGATCATCTTCCCGGAAATCGACTTCGACGCGGTCGACGCGATGCGCGGCATGGACATCGCCATCACCACCACGGCGAAGACCGACGCCGAGGCCAAGGCGCTGCTGGAAGCCTTCAGCTTCCCGTTCCGTAACTGA
- the rpsN gene encoding 30S ribosomal protein S14 — MAKTSMVNRDIKRTKLVQKYAAKRAELKAIVLSPTASYEEKMEAQSKLQKLPRDASPTRQRTRCALTGRPRAVYAKFNLGRNKLREATMRGDVPGLRKASW, encoded by the coding sequence ATGGCAAAGACCTCGATGGTCAACCGCGACATCAAGCGGACCAAGCTCGTCCAGAAGTACGCCGCCAAGCGCGCCGAACTGAAGGCGATCGTGCTGAGCCCCACCGCCTCCTACGAGGAGAAGATGGAAGCGCAGAGCAAGCTGCAGAAGCTGCCGCGCGACGCCAGCCCGACCCGCCAGCGCACCCGTTGCGCGCTGACCGGCCGTCCGCGCGCCGTGTACGCCAAGTTCAACCTCGGCCGCAACAAGCTGCGCGAAGCCACCATGCGTGGCGACGTGCCCGGCTTGCGCAAGGCCAGTTGGTAA
- the rpsH gene encoding 30S ribosomal protein S8: MSMTDPIADMFTRVRNAQLMGKPTVSMPSSKLKVAIANLLKNEGYILDAQSSQAEGKPVLEIKLKYFEGRPAIEAISRVSRSGLRIYRGKDELPKVLGGLGISIISTSAGLLTDAQARSKGLGGEVIGQVA; this comes from the coding sequence ATGAGCATGACTGATCCCATCGCCGACATGTTTACGCGTGTCCGCAATGCCCAGCTGATGGGCAAGCCGACGGTGAGCATGCCGTCGTCCAAGCTGAAGGTGGCGATCGCCAACCTTCTCAAGAACGAAGGCTACATTCTCGACGCGCAGTCCTCCCAGGCGGAGGGCAAGCCGGTGCTCGAGATCAAGCTGAAGTATTTCGAAGGCCGCCCGGCCATCGAAGCCATCTCCCGCGTCAGCCGTTCCGGCCTGCGCATCTACCGCGGCAAGGATGAACTGCCGAAGGTGCTCGGTGGTCTGGGCATCTCGATCATCTCGACGTCCGCCGGTCTGCTGACCGACGCGCAGGCCCGCTCCAAGGGGCTGGGCGGCGAAGTCATCGGCCAGGTCGCCTAA